A part of Cervus elaphus chromosome 11, mCerEla1.1, whole genome shotgun sequence genomic DNA contains:
- the RPL31 gene encoding 60S ribosomal protein L31: MAPAKKGGEKKKGRSAINEVVTREYTINIHKRIHGVGFKKRAPRALKEIRKFAMKEMGTPDVRIDTRLNKAVWAKGIRNVPYRIRVRLSRKRNEDEDSPNKLYTLVTYVPVTTFKNLQTVNVDEN, encoded by the exons ATGGCTCCCGCAAAGAAGGGCGGCGAGAAGAAGAAGGGCCGGTCCGCCATCAACGAGGTGGTGACAAGAGAATACACCATCAACATTCACAAGCGCATCCATGGAGT GGGTTTCAAGAAGCGTGCCCCTAGGGCACTCAAAGAAATCCGGAAGTTTGCCATGAAGGAGATGGGAACTCCGGACGTGCGCATCGACACCAGGCTCAACAAAGCCGTCTGGGCCAAAGGAATCAG GAATGTCCCGTACCGGATCCGTGTGCGGTTGTCCAGAAAACGTAATGAAGACGAAGACTCACCAAACAAGCTCTACACTCTGGTTACCTACGTGCCCGTCACCACCTTCAAAA ATCTACAGACAGTCAATGTGGACGAGAACTAA